AAGGAGATCTGGTTGCAAGATCCCATCTGGAAAGATCGGGAGGTTTTCCTACGCAGCTATACCTCGCCAGTGCCCTTGTCGGAATTGCCCTCGCTCTCGCGTTCGGAGTCCGCTTCGGTGACTTCAAAAGAGTTGAGCTAAGGGCATTTTGGGCCTTCGTACTGGGGGCCCTTCTGGAAGGCTTTGTCGGGTTCTCGACCCGCCAGGGCTGGCTTAGCCCCGAGGTGGGGGGGCCGCTGGCCAAGGCGGGCGTGCTGGCGTGCGTGAGCTATGGCCTGCTGGCGAACCTGCGCCTTCGCAGCCTGTGGTTCGTCTGGCTGGGCTTCGCGCTCAATACGCTGGTCATCGTGGCGAACCGGGGGCACATGCCGGTGTGGCTCGAGGCCGTCCCGCCCGAAGCCCGCGAGGGCATGGCTCTCCGGCTCGCAGCCCGCTCGGACGCGGTGCATTCGCTCATGAGCCCGGACACGCCCTTCTACTATTTAGGGGATATCCTCCCCGTTTACTGGGCCAAGAGCGTACTCAGCCTGGGCGACGTTTATCTGATCATCGGGATTGCGGCGCTGGTGCTCGAGCTCGGACTAAGGGCCAAGCGACAGCGGCAGGATTGGAGCATCGATATCCGCTTCGATGCAGATTGAGACCCTAGGCAGGCCGGGGAGCCCATGCGGTATCGGACGCGAAAGGGCGTAGAATGGCGTCCGGTGATTTGAATGAGCCGCACCTACAAAATCTGCTTGATCGAAGGCGATGGCATCGGACACGAGGTAATTCCAGCCGCCCGCATCGCGCTCGAGGCTACCGGCTTGAAGTTCGACTTCATCGAGGCCGAGGCCGGTTGGGAAACCTTTGAGAGAATCGGAACCTCAGTCCCCGAGGAGACCGTGGAGAAGATCTCGTCCAGCGACGCCACGCTCTTTGGCGCAGCCAGCAGCCCCAACAAGAAGGTG
The window above is part of the Calidithermus timidus DSM 17022 genome. Proteins encoded here:
- a CDS encoding DUF5317 domain-containing protein, which gives rise to MEGFVGFSTRQGWLSPEVGGPLAKAGVLACVSYGLLANLRLRSLWFVWLGFALNTLVIVANRGHMPVWLEAVPPEAREGMALRLAARSDAVHSLMSPDTPFYYLGDILPVYWAKSVLSLGDVYLIIGIAALVLELGLRAKRQRQDWSIDIRFDAD